One genomic window of Devosia salina includes the following:
- a CDS encoding SelT/SelW/SelH family protein, whose amino-acid sequence MSGKPTITIAYCTQCNWLLRSGWMAQELLSTFSLELGQVTLIPGTGGIFEIHLDGDLIWERKRDGGFPDIRVLKQMVRDRIDPDRDLGHVDRVAPAQ is encoded by the coding sequence GTGAGCGGCAAGCCCACCATCACCATCGCCTATTGCACCCAGTGCAACTGGCTGCTGCGCTCGGGTTGGATGGCGCAGGAATTGCTGTCCACCTTCTCGCTCGAGCTGGGGCAGGTAACCCTCATCCCCGGCACTGGCGGCATCTTCGAGATCCATCTCGATGGGGACCTCATCTGGGAGCGCAAGCGCGATGGCGGCTTTCCCGATATCCGCGTGCTCAAGCAGATGGTGCGCGACCGCATCGATCCCGACCGAGACCTTGGCCATGTCGATCGGGTGGCTCCGGCGCAGTAA
- a CDS encoding YegP family protein produces MAHKFNITAAANDQFKFDFSYNSEKIFWSENYKQKASAKNGIESVKKNAPGAATVDLSKGEEGSGYRFEIVESKDGQHFVRFVSSNGETMARTETYASKASAKNAIDSLKKNGPDAEVVEA; encoded by the coding sequence ATGGCACACAAGTTCAATATCACTGCCGCCGCCAACGATCAGTTCAAGTTCGACTTCTCCTACAATTCCGAGAAGATCTTCTGGTCGGAAAACTACAAGCAGAAGGCCAGTGCCAAAAATGGCATCGAGTCGGTGAAGAAGAACGCGCCGGGCGCGGCCACCGTCGATCTTTCCAAGGGCGAGGAAGGCTCGGGCTATCGCTTCGAAATCGTCGAGTCCAAGGATGGCCAGCATTTCGTGCGCTTCGTGTCGTCCAATGGCGAGACCATGGCCCGCACCGAAACCTATGCCTCCAAGGCCTCCGCCAAGAACGCCATCGACTCGCTGAAAAAGAACGGTCCGGACGCCGAAGTGGTTGAAGCCTAA